The following proteins are co-located in the Microcystis wesenbergii NRERC-220 genome:
- a CDS encoding phosphatidate cytidylyltransferase → MTMPPNFSGLTMPWPRIVSAIFAIAFALGIIIVGGWYFTLGIGVIVFLGQLEYFRLVRAKGIEPAAKTTLVVSQLLLLTATMAAPLTDAMFPLAGALICFYLLFQPKMATIADISTSILGLFYGGYLPSYWIRLRVGFSPESNPVAIASNLPLMGYWPESWMEPKLFPAALTVTFLAFGCIWAADIGAYIMGKWLGKTSLSLISPKKTVEGSFFGILGSIAVADLGAWYLDWPYWQLTGLILGLLIGIVSLLGDLTESMMKRDAGVKDSGQLIPGHGGILDRTDSYVFTAPLVYYFVTLLLPLLR, encoded by the coding sequence ATGACAATGCCGCCTAATTTCTCTGGATTAACCATGCCTTGGCCACGCATTGTCAGCGCTATTTTTGCTATTGCCTTCGCACTGGGAATTATTATCGTTGGGGGTTGGTATTTCACCCTCGGCATCGGTGTTATCGTCTTTTTGGGACAATTAGAGTATTTTCGCTTAGTTCGCGCTAAAGGCATTGAACCGGCCGCTAAAACCACTCTTGTCGTTTCACAATTATTACTGCTGACGGCAACTATGGCGGCCCCCCTCACCGATGCCATGTTTCCCCTCGCTGGGGCATTAATTTGTTTTTATCTGCTCTTTCAGCCCAAAATGGCGACAATTGCCGACATTTCCACCTCAATTCTCGGTCTGTTTTATGGTGGTTACTTACCTAGTTATTGGATTCGTTTACGGGTCGGTTTTTCTCCTGAAAGTAATCCTGTGGCTATTGCCAGTAACTTACCCCTGATGGGATATTGGCCAGAATCGTGGATGGAACCGAAATTATTCCCGGCCGCTTTGACGGTGACTTTTCTAGCTTTCGGTTGCATTTGGGCCGCCGATATCGGAGCTTATATCATGGGAAAATGGTTAGGGAAAACCAGTTTATCGCTGATTAGTCCCAAAAAAACCGTGGAAGGTTCCTTTTTTGGCATTTTAGGCAGTATAGCGGTGGCCGATTTGGGTGCTTGGTATTTAGATTGGCCCTATTGGCAGCTGACGGGCCTAATTTTGGGCTTATTAATTGGTATTGTCAGTTTATTGGGCGATTTGACGGAATCGATGATGAAACGCGATGCTGGGGTCAAGGATTCCGGGCAGTTAATCCCCGGTCACGGTGGTATACTCGATCGCACTGATAGTTATGTGTTCACCGCTCCCCTAGTATATTATTTCGTCACTTTACTGCTGCCCTTGTTGCGTTAG
- the cobA gene encoding uroporphyrinogen-III C-methyltransferase, whose amino-acid sequence MSAVVHPRGKVYLLGAGIGQSSFLTLQARAILATAEVLLYDALVDSQIFSLVPKTCVLVDVGKRGGQPGAEQNQINRILVNYCQEGKRVIRLKSGDPGVFGRVYPEMLALKQAGCDFELITGISSALAAPLLAGIPLTEKDISRCFAVLSAHDPESLDWSALAKIDTLVLLMAGQSLGQIIEKLCQNGRNIDDSIAIIRQAGRKDQQIWRGTLENILAQTAGVSLSPSIMVIGQVVDLAIMSSPLPLGGKTIVITRAAEQTSQFSEILQNQGAEVLEMPALEIRPPDRWQGLDDAIAQLKEFDWLILTSANAVNFFFDRLTFWGKDARALATVKIAVVGKKTSQVLHSRGLKADFIPGDFVADALVNEFPDPIKGQKFLFPRVETGGREILVKELTAKAGQVTEVAAYYSGCPARMDSGIWEAFREGKVDIVTFASSKTVQNFYRLLLQETAELSVNSLLEKVCLASIGPQTSKTCQELFGRVDIEAREYTLEGLTSALIEWGKT is encoded by the coding sequence ATGTCAGCAGTCGTCCATCCCCGGGGTAAAGTTTATCTTCTCGGTGCGGGAATCGGTCAGAGCAGTTTTCTCACCCTGCAAGCGCGAGCAATTTTAGCCACGGCCGAGGTTTTGCTGTATGATGCCCTAGTGGATAGTCAAATCTTCTCCCTAGTGCCGAAAACCTGTGTTTTAGTCGATGTAGGCAAACGGGGGGGACAACCCGGGGCCGAGCAGAATCAGATTAATCGGATACTGGTTAATTATTGTCAAGAGGGAAAACGAGTTATTCGGCTCAAAAGTGGTGATCCGGGTGTTTTTGGGCGAGTATATCCTGAAATGTTAGCCTTAAAGCAGGCTGGCTGTGATTTTGAACTGATAACCGGTATTTCCTCCGCTTTAGCCGCTCCTTTGTTGGCCGGAATTCCCCTGACCGAAAAGGATATTAGTCGCTGTTTTGCGGTCTTGAGCGCTCACGATCCCGAGTCTCTCGATTGGTCAGCTTTAGCTAAAATTGATACACTTGTGCTATTGATGGCCGGTCAGTCCTTAGGGCAAATTATCGAGAAATTATGCCAAAATGGGCGGAATATTGACGACTCGATCGCTATTATCCGCCAGGCCGGACGCAAGGATCAACAAATTTGGCGCGGCACTTTAGAAAATATTCTCGCTCAAACCGCCGGGGTGTCCCTCTCACCCTCTATTATGGTCATTGGTCAAGTTGTGGATCTGGCGATTATGTCTTCTCCCCTACCCCTAGGCGGTAAAACTATTGTTATTACCCGTGCCGCCGAGCAAACGAGTCAATTTAGCGAAATTTTGCAAAATCAAGGCGCAGAAGTCCTAGAAATGCCCGCTTTAGAGATTCGTCCCCCCGACCGTTGGCAAGGTTTAGACGATGCCATCGCTCAGTTAAAAGAGTTTGATTGGCTGATTTTAACTTCTGCCAATGCTGTTAATTTTTTCTTCGATCGCTTGACATTTTGGGGAAAAGATGCTAGGGCTTTAGCGACCGTAAAAATCGCCGTGGTGGGCAAAAAAACCAGCCAAGTTTTGCACTCACGGGGATTAAAAGCGGATTTTATCCCGGGGGATTTTGTCGCTGATGCTTTGGTAAACGAGTTTCCCGACCCGATTAAGGGGCAAAAATTCCTCTTTCCTCGCGTGGAAACGGGAGGCAGAGAGATATTAGTTAAGGAGTTAACGGCCAAAGCTGGTCAGGTGACGGAAGTGGCCGCATATTATTCCGGATGTCCGGCACGCATGGATAGTGGCATCTGGGAAGCGTTTCGAGAGGGGAAAGTCGATATAGTCACCTTTGCTAGTTCCAAAACCGTCCAGAATTTTTATCGGTTATTGCTGCAAGAAACGGCAGAATTATCGGTTAATTCCCTATTAGAAAAAGTTTGTCTGGCTTCTATCGGTCCGCAAACTTCAAAAACCTGTCAAGAGTTATTTGGTCGTGTTGATATCGAGGCGCGAGAATATACCCTAGAAGGATTGACTAGCGCTTTAATCGAGTGGGGTAAGACCTGA
- a CDS encoding IS4 family transposase: MEKWAAQELQYADLGDTRRKKRLISIVENLASQPSTSVPQASGNLAAASATYDFWNSPYFHPSDLIAAQAKSTVERIKEHPIVLAVQDTTSLDFTTQKAKKGMGYLDYKKSFGLKVHTTLGVSPQGIPLGLINQYVWAREEKNLGIAKQRKKRETQEKESQRWLDSLSETQQQIPEEIQVVTIGDCEADIFDLFAQSRSPNSHLLIRGTHKRKVNYLEDKQSSGHPETKYLHQSIREIKACGSLDVQVKRNPNHEARLAKLTVRLASFEIQVPKHHSKANPRQPVKLQVILAEEENPHPGVNPISWLLLTSLNISSFESAITCVRWYSYRWLIERYHFVLKSGCGLEKLQLETGRRIKMALATYSIVAWRLLWLTYQARLHGEESCESFLEEHEWQSLCATIHKKGPPPEKPPSFREAVRMIASLGGFLGRKGDPSASLRVNGEPGVKTIWLGLRRLHDISQTWKLSHQISPP; encoded by the coding sequence ATGGAGAAATGGGCAGCCCAAGAACTACAGTATGCAGACCTAGGAGACACCAGAAGAAAGAAAAGGTTAATCAGTATCGTGGAAAATTTGGCCAGTCAACCTAGTACAAGTGTGCCACAAGCTTCGGGAAATCTAGCCGCAGCGAGTGCCACCTACGACTTTTGGAATTCCCCCTATTTTCACCCCTCAGATCTAATTGCCGCCCAAGCCAAAAGTACAGTAGAAAGAATCAAAGAACATCCAATAGTTTTGGCAGTTCAAGACACAACAAGTTTAGACTTTACGACACAAAAAGCCAAAAAAGGAATGGGTTATCTAGATTATAAAAAATCCTTTGGTCTCAAAGTTCATACCACATTAGGAGTGTCACCGCAAGGAATACCTTTAGGACTGATTAATCAATATGTCTGGGCAAGAGAAGAAAAGAATTTAGGGATTGCCAAGCAACGCAAAAAAAGAGAAACCCAAGAAAAAGAAAGTCAAAGATGGTTAGATTCCTTATCAGAAACACAACAACAAATACCCGAAGAAATTCAAGTAGTAACAATCGGAGATTGTGAGGCAGACATATTTGATTTATTTGCCCAATCAAGAAGTCCTAACTCTCATTTATTAATCCGAGGAACTCATAAACGAAAAGTTAACTATCTCGAAGATAAGCAAAGCTCAGGGCATCCAGAGACTAAATATTTACATCAATCCATCAGAGAAATAAAAGCCTGTGGTAGCCTAGATGTGCAAGTAAAACGCAATCCTAATCACGAGGCTAGACTAGCTAAACTAACAGTTAGATTGGCCAGTTTTGAAATACAAGTACCTAAGCATCACTCGAAAGCGAACCCTCGTCAACCGGTCAAATTACAGGTAATTTTAGCTGAAGAAGAAAATCCTCATCCTGGAGTTAATCCTATCAGTTGGCTCCTCTTAACTAGCCTGAACATTAGTAGCTTTGAATCGGCGATAACCTGCGTGCGCTGGTATAGTTATCGCTGGTTGATAGAACGCTATCATTTTGTTTTAAAAAGTGGTTGTGGACTAGAAAAACTGCAATTAGAAACGGGTCGGAGAATTAAGATGGCCTTAGCTACCTATTCGATTGTAGCTTGGAGATTACTTTGGTTAACCTATCAAGCACGCTTACACGGAGAGGAGAGTTGTGAAAGTTTTTTGGAAGAACATGAATGGCAATCTTTGTGTGCCACTATTCATAAAAAGGGTCCGCCACCTGAAAAGCCGCCCTCCTTTAGGGAAGCGGTCAGAATGATTGCTTCTCTTGGGGGGTTTTTAGGTAGAAAAGGTGACCCTTCGGCTTCTCTCAGGGTCAACGGTGAACCTGGTGTTAAAACTATTTGGTTGGGACTGCGAAGGTTACATGATATCAGCCAGACTTGGAAACTATCTCATCAAATTAGTCCCCCATAG
- a CDS encoding DUF3318 domain-containing protein has protein sequence MTSYAASSARAEMSELRRLKTLLPPELQSWVTVEGSTEINPPLIRCEEIGRDEVEIQIDLAKWENLAIDQRNLLFWHEVARIQNDSIPREGWEMAALAIGLGGAVGELWVQDGLLLLLAMGLCGISGYRLWRKNNGDKILKEAIEADEKAIAIATRFGYSLPNAYKSLGSAFKTLIEQTPNRRLRKRYETRLDALRKSAAKAKAQTQGRPPLGEIR, from the coding sequence ATGACATCTTATGCGGCCTCCTCTGCACGAGCCGAAATGAGCGAACTTCGGCGCCTAAAAACCCTACTACCCCCAGAATTACAAAGTTGGGTAACGGTAGAAGGTTCCACAGAGATTAATCCCCCCCTGATCCGTTGTGAAGAAATTGGCAGAGATGAGGTAGAAATTCAGATAGATTTAGCAAAATGGGAAAATTTAGCCATCGATCAGCGTAATTTGCTCTTTTGGCATGAAGTGGCCAGGATTCAAAATGATAGTATTCCCCGGGAAGGCTGGGAAATGGCCGCCCTCGCTATTGGCTTAGGTGGCGCAGTGGGGGAATTATGGGTACAGGACGGGTTATTATTGCTTTTGGCTATGGGATTATGTGGGATTTCCGGTTATCGTCTCTGGCGCAAAAATAATGGCGATAAAATTCTCAAAGAAGCGATCGAAGCCGATGAAAAAGCGATCGCCATCGCCACCCGTTTCGGTTATTCTCTCCCCAACGCCTACAAGAGCCTAGGCAGTGCCTTTAAAACCCTAATCGAACAAACACCCAACCGTCGTCTGCGTAAGCGTTATGAGACCCGTTTAGATGCCCTGAGAAAGAGTGCGGCCAAAGCGAAAGCCCAAACCCAAGGCCGTCCGCCCCTAGGTGAGATTCGTTAG
- a CDS encoding anti-sigma factor antagonist (This anti-anti-sigma factor, or anti-sigma factor antagonist, belongs to a family that includes characterized members SpoIIAA, RsbV, RsfA, and RsfB.), producing MTSQLPETRFLIIPMEYPVLRMPDRLTVLEAVQFKDLFHHLIAQTPTPEKVILDLNATQFMDSSGVGALVHNLKAARAENIELVLANVHPPVMGVLSITGLDQLFTFQTPPLAPQENGFTATENDLPETHPSIRSWLKRCLDIVGGIVGLLITGFIFVPIAIAIKLDSPGPIFFSQTRCGWLGKQFKILKFRSMCVDAEALKDKIPNQAQGAFFKNKNDPRITRVGKFLRRTSLDELPQFWNVITGEMSLVGTRPPTPDEVERYDVPQWQRLDVKPGMTGEWQVNGRSRVRNFEEVIQLDLRYQENWSLGYDLQLIFKTILILFQKNSGAF from the coding sequence ATGACTTCCCAACTCCCTGAAACACGTTTTCTGATCATTCCGATGGAGTATCCCGTTTTGCGGATGCCCGATCGCTTGACTGTCTTGGAAGCAGTACAGTTCAAAGATCTCTTTCACCATCTCATCGCCCAAACACCCACTCCCGAAAAAGTCATTCTTGATCTGAATGCCACTCAATTTATGGATAGTAGTGGTGTGGGTGCTTTAGTCCATAATCTCAAAGCGGCCAGGGCAGAAAATATCGAGTTAGTGCTGGCTAACGTCCATCCCCCAGTGATGGGGGTTTTATCGATTACGGGACTAGATCAATTATTCACTTTCCAAACCCCCCCCCTAGCACCCCAAGAAAACGGCTTTACTGCCACTGAAAACGATCTACCCGAAACCCATCCCTCGATTCGCAGTTGGTTAAAGCGCTGTCTTGACATTGTTGGTGGGATCGTGGGTTTATTAATCACGGGGTTTATTTTTGTCCCCATTGCTATCGCTATTAAGTTAGACAGTCCAGGTCCAATTTTTTTTAGTCAAACCCGCTGCGGTTGGTTGGGAAAGCAATTTAAAATTCTCAAGTTTCGTTCCATGTGTGTGGATGCAGAAGCACTCAAGGATAAAATCCCCAATCAAGCGCAGGGAGCTTTTTTTAAGAATAAAAATGATCCCCGGATTACCCGGGTAGGAAAATTTTTACGTCGTACCAGTTTAGACGAATTGCCCCAGTTTTGGAATGTGATCACCGGTGAAATGAGTCTTGTTGGCACTCGTCCCCCCACACCCGATGAGGTGGAACGCTACGATGTTCCCCAATGGCAACGTTTAGATGTAAAACCCGGTATGACGGGAGAATGGCAGGTGAATGGTCGCTCTCGGGTGCGTAATTTTGAAGAGGTAATTCAACTAGATTTGCGCTATCAAGAAAATTGGAGCTTAGGCTACGATCTACAACTGATTTTTAAAACAATTTTGATTCTCTTTCAAAAAAACAGTGGTGCCTTCTGA
- a CDS encoding ATP-binding protein gives MVPSEVLNSPSSPLHFHLQVRTELAALIPVLQWFESHGRSFLPDSVLWQCKVALAEGFTNTVRYAHQHLPPTTAIDLELTFSSHSLEIKIWDHGQPFDLQAKLDSLQQHPLAPLEMESDRGLLFMRSFTDTLQYIRTGEGRNCLILQKSF, from the coding sequence GTGGTGCCTTCTGAAGTCTTAAATTCCCCTTCTTCCCCCCTCCATTTCCATCTACAAGTCCGGACGGAATTGGCAGCTTTAATCCCAGTCCTACAATGGTTTGAATCCCACGGCCGTTCTTTTCTACCCGACTCGGTGCTTTGGCAGTGTAAGGTGGCTTTAGCAGAAGGATTTACTAATACTGTCCGTTACGCTCACCAACATTTACCACCGACCACAGCGATCGATCTAGAATTAACTTTTTCGTCCCATTCTCTAGAAATAAAAATATGGGATCACGGTCAACCTTTTGATCTGCAAGCCAAACTTGATTCTCTACAACAACATCCCCTCGCACCTTTGGAAATGGAAAGCGATCGAGGATTACTTTTCATGCGTTCTTTTACTGATACTTTACAATATATCCGCACTGGCGAAGGGAGAAATTGTTTAATTCTCCAGAAAAGTTTTTAA
- a CDS encoding serine/threonine-protein kinase, with product MSLCLNPDCLYNNDPTDKFCQKCRFQLLLKDRYRAIKLIGQGGFGKTFQAIDEDKPSKPYCVIKQFFPSAQDSNALKKAAELFKEEAISLDNLGQHPQIPSLYAYFTSNDGRQYLVQEYIEGQNLEQELQSEGVFNEEKIKHLLLEILPILDFIHAKRVIHRDIKPANIIRRRSDNKIILVDFGASKFMTIANLSLTGTVIGSAGYIAPEQGNGKAINSSDLYSLGVTCIYLLTGISPFELFDVSEHEWVWRQHLINNPVSVGLGEILDKLIEFATKKRYQSAGEVLQELAVKLAVVIPPKPRSQNTIQETVLPVFPAATREEINLKSAKAIDYTNLRYLLAQEKWQEADQETANLFLKVADRTKEKYLKIEDIDNFPCEDLATINQLWLQYSQGKFGISVQKRIYESLGGSGNYDQQKWNDFGSKVGWRVNNKWLYYDQITFSLKAPSGHLPTLVWGVGGGIILFSRLEACAVDRVSSKG from the coding sequence ATGAGTTTATGTCTTAATCCCGATTGTTTATATAACAATGATCCTACAGATAAATTCTGTCAAAAATGTCGCTTTCAATTATTACTAAAAGATCGTTATCGTGCTATAAAATTAATTGGACAAGGGGGTTTCGGTAAAACTTTTCAAGCAATTGATGAGGATAAACCTTCTAAACCTTATTGTGTGATTAAACAATTTTTTCCTAGCGCTCAAGATAGTAACGCCCTCAAGAAAGCTGCGGAATTATTTAAAGAAGAAGCGATTAGTTTAGATAATCTCGGTCAACACCCACAAATTCCCTCCCTCTATGCCTATTTTACCAGCAATGATGGGCGACAATATCTTGTTCAAGAATATATTGAGGGACAAAATCTAGAACAAGAATTACAAAGCGAGGGAGTTTTCAATGAGGAAAAGATTAAACATCTTTTATTAGAAATTTTGCCAATTCTTGATTTTATCCATGCTAAAAGAGTCATTCATCGGGATATTAAACCAGCTAATATAATTAGGAGACGCAGCGATAATAAAATAATTTTAGTTGATTTCGGTGCCTCTAAATTTATGACCATTGCTAATCTTTCCCTGACAGGAACAGTGATCGGTTCGGCGGGATATATCGCCCCAGAACAAGGCAATGGTAAAGCGATTAATAGCAGTGATTTATATAGTTTGGGAGTCACTTGTATCTATTTATTAACGGGAATATCTCCCTTTGAATTATTCGATGTGAGTGAACATGAATGGGTATGGAGACAGCACCTGATTAATAATCCTGTTAGTGTTGGATTAGGCGAAATTTTAGATAAATTAATTGAATTTGCCACCAAAAAACGTTATCAATCAGCTGGGGAAGTCCTGCAAGAGTTAGCAGTAAAATTAGCCGTCGTGATTCCGCCAAAACCCCGATCACAGAATACAATTCAAGAAACGGTTTTGCCAGTTTTTCCAGCCGCCACCAGGGAGGAAATTAACCTCAAAAGTGCCAAGGCAATTGATTACACTAACCTACGGTATTTATTGGCGCAAGAAAAATGGCAAGAGGCAGATCAAGAAACAGCTAATCTATTTTTAAAAGTTGCCGATCGAACTAAAGAAAAATATCTTAAGATAGAAGATATAGATAACTTTCCCTGTGAAGATTTAGCCACTATCAATCAACTCTGGTTACAATATAGTCAGGGAAAATTCGGTATATCTGTTCAGAAAAGAATCTATGAAAGTTTAGGAGGAAGCGGCAATTATGATCAACAAAAATGGAACGATTTTGGATCAAAAGTCGGTTGGCGAGTTAATAACAAGTGGTTATACTACGATCAAATTACTTTCTCTCTCAAAGCACCCTCCGGACATCTCCCCACCCTTGTCTGGGGTGTGGGTGGTGGCATAATTCTTTTTTCTCGTCTGGAAGCCTGTGCCGTGGACAGAGTGTCTAGCAAAGGATAA
- the sbcD gene encoding exonuclease subunit SbcD produces MIKILHLSDIHMGSGFSHGRLNPKTGLNTRLEDFMGSLSLCIDRAIASPVDLVLFGGDAFPDATPPPFVHEAFASQFRRLADANIPTVLLVGNHDQHSHGNGGVSLSIYRTLAVPGFIVGDRLTTHRITTRNGDIQVITLPWLTRATLLTRPETEGLSLSGVNELLINRLEPVLEGEIRQLDTSVPTILLAHLMADRASLGAERFLAVGKGFTVPLSLLNRPQFEYVALGHVHKHQNLNPSNDPPIVYPGSIDRVDFSEEKEDKGYVLIEVAKGEVKWEFCPLPVRPFRSIEVDVSEAENPQKELLKALKKYDIQEAVIRLVYKIRSEQLELINTNQLDEALKTAHSYSIRAELISQLTRPRLPELGVGNQLDPMEALKAYIDNKKDLRDIVDDMLEAAQLLLNQQPEIWLEEETSI; encoded by the coding sequence ATGATTAAAATACTGCACTTATCGGATATTCACATGGGGAGCGGTTTTTCCCATGGACGTTTAAATCCAAAAACGGGATTAAATACTCGTTTAGAGGATTTTATGGGCAGTTTAAGCCTCTGTATCGATCGGGCTATTGCCTCCCCTGTGGATCTAGTTCTTTTTGGGGGAGATGCCTTTCCCGATGCCACTCCTCCTCCTTTTGTTCACGAAGCTTTTGCCAGTCAATTCCGTCGTCTTGCCGATGCTAATATCCCGACGGTGTTATTAGTAGGTAATCACGATCAACATTCTCATGGTAATGGCGGTGTCAGTCTCTCCATCTATCGTACCCTAGCGGTGCCGGGGTTTATTGTTGGCGATCGCCTGACCACCCATCGCATCACCACTCGCAATGGCGATATCCAAGTAATTACTTTACCCTGGTTAACCCGCGCCACTCTCTTAACCCGTCCCGAAACCGAGGGTTTATCCTTGAGTGGGGTAAATGAATTATTAATTAACCGTTTGGAACCAGTTTTAGAAGGAGAAATTCGCCAATTAGATACAAGTGTACCAACAATTTTATTAGCCCATTTAATGGCCGATCGAGCTAGTTTAGGAGCAGAAAGATTTTTAGCGGTTGGTAAAGGTTTTACCGTGCCTTTATCGCTGCTAAATCGTCCACAATTCGAGTATGTCGCCCTCGGTCATGTTCACAAACATCAAAATCTTAATCCTAGCAATGATCCGCCTATTGTCTATCCGGGGAGCATTGATCGAGTGGATTTTAGCGAGGAAAAAGAAGATAAGGGCTATGTTTTAATAGAAGTGGCTAAAGGAGAGGTTAAATGGGAATTTTGTCCTTTACCCGTGCGTCCTTTCCGTTCGATCGAAGTGGATGTTTCCGAGGCAGAAAACCCCCAAAAGGAATTGTTGAAAGCTCTCAAAAAATACGATATTCAGGAAGCAGTTATCCGCTTAGTTTATAAAATTCGCAGTGAACAATTAGAACTAATCAACACCAATCAGCTTGACGAAGCGTTAAAAACTGCCCATAGTTATAGTATTCGGGCGGAGTTAATTAGTCAATTAACCCGTCCCCGTTTACCGGAATTAGGGGTGGGTAATCAATTAGATCCGATGGAGGCGTTAAAAGCTTATATCGATAATAAGAAAGATTTGCGCGATATTGTTGATGATATGTTAGAGGCAGCCCAGCTTTTATTAAATCAACAGCCAGAAATTTGGCTAGAGGAAGAAACCTCGATTTAG
- the petN gene encoding cytochrome b6-f complex subunit PetN, with the protein MDILTLGWVSILALFTWSIAMVVWGRNGF; encoded by the coding sequence ATGGATATTTTGACACTTGGTTGGGTTAGCATTCTCGCCCTGTTCACTTGGTCGATCGCCATGGTGGTTTGGGGTCGTAACGGTTTCTAG
- the aroB gene encoding 3-dehydroquinate synthase — protein MAICIPVNLPDRSYNILIEKGSLANLGGEMSQLSLGKKVLLVSNPEIFDYYGQIAVNSLEKAGFVVSTHLIPAGENYKTLDSIAQVYDSALAHRLERSSTMVALGGGVIGDMTGFAAATWLRGVNFVQVPTTLLAMVDASIGGKTGVNHPQGKNLIGAFYQPKLVLIDPRVLKTLPVREFRAGMAEVIKYGVIWDAELFQQLEDSDNLASFSQIDGDLLQTIITKSCQAKADVVCTDEKEAGLRAILNYGHTIAHGIESLTGYTSINHGEAVAMGMVAAGAIAVKLGMWTAGENQRQTDLIEKAALETRIPPLNADEMVNALTADKKVKDGKVRFILPTAIGQVTISDRVTPTLVREVLSPTESGQ, from the coding sequence ATGGCTATTTGTATTCCCGTTAATTTACCCGATCGCTCCTATAATATTCTGATCGAGAAGGGCAGTTTAGCTAATCTCGGTGGAGAAATGAGCCAGTTAAGCTTAGGTAAAAAGGTTTTATTGGTTTCTAATCCCGAAATTTTTGACTATTACGGGCAGATAGCCGTTAATTCCCTAGAAAAAGCGGGCTTTGTTGTTTCTACTCATCTGATCCCCGCTGGCGAAAATTATAAAACCCTCGATTCGATCGCCCAAGTTTATGATAGCGCCCTCGCTCACCGGCTGGAACGTTCCTCGACTATGGTTGCCCTCGGTGGTGGTGTAATCGGTGATATGACTGGATTTGCGGCAGCCACATGGTTACGGGGCGTTAATTTTGTCCAGGTTCCCACCACTCTGTTAGCGATGGTGGACGCTTCCATCGGGGGTAAAACTGGTGTTAATCATCCCCAGGGCAAAAATCTGATCGGGGCGTTTTATCAACCGAAATTAGTTCTGATTGATCCTAGGGTGCTTAAAACCCTACCCGTGCGAGAATTTCGGGCTGGAATGGCAGAAGTGATTAAATACGGTGTAATTTGGGATGCTGAGTTATTTCAACAGTTAGAAGACTCGGACAATTTAGCCAGTTTTTCTCAGATCGATGGCGATCTATTGCAAACAATTATTACAAAGTCTTGCCAAGCTAAAGCAGATGTGGTATGCACAGACGAAAAAGAAGCGGGTTTGCGGGCGATCTTAAACTATGGTCACACGATCGCCCACGGCATTGAAAGTCTAACGGGATATACTAGCATTAACCACGGGGAAGCGGTGGCCATGGGGATGGTGGCGGCAGGAGCGATCGCTGTTAAACTGGGAATGTGGACCGCCGGGGAAAATCAACGTCAAACCGATTTAATCGAAAAAGCCGCCTTAGAAACCCGTATTCCGCCTTTAAATGCCGATGAGATGGTAAATGCTCTCACTGCCGATAAAAAAGTTAAAGATGGCAAGGTTAGATTTATTTTACCAACGGCAATCGGCCAAGTCACCATTAGCGATCGAGTCACCCCCACCCTGGTGCGCGAGGTGTTATCACCAACCGAATCCGGGCAGTAA